In one window of Zingiber officinale cultivar Zhangliang chromosome 11A, Zo_v1.1, whole genome shotgun sequence DNA:
- the LOC122031074 gene encoding uncharacterized protein LOC122031074 encodes MSVILGGGDGINLCFLAGFSVADSLMVCSSDAVARSLGICQGILYQSTLSLISGDQMAESSVIAKCCDGSQNNPKGIIERIYPLGAAIGKPKSSTEGISPAKIAQSEWKSLTESDNSSESTANTMRNFEQTMQTNIM; translated from the exons atgaGTGTGATTTTGGGCGGGGGAGATGGAATCAATCTCTGCTTCTTGGCAGGTTTCTCCGTCGCAGACTCGTTGATGGTATGCTCTAGCGATGCGGTGGCTAGGTCTCTCGGCATCTGTCAGG GTATCCTTTATCAAAGTACTTTATCATTGATTTCTGGAGACCAAATGGCTGAATCCTCAGTTATAGCAAAATGCTGTGATGGTTCACAGAATAATCCCAAGGGTATTATTGAACGAATATATCCATTGGGTGCAGCGATTGGTAAACCAAAATCTTCTACTGAGGGCATCTCTCCTGCAAAAATTGCACAATCTGAGTGGAAGAGTTTGACAGAAAGTGATAATTCCTCCGAGTCTACTGCTAACACGATGAGAAACTTTGAGCAGACAATGCAAACAAACATCATGTGA
- the LOC122031964 gene encoding MA3 DOMAIN-CONTAINING TRANSLATION REGULATORY FACTOR 4-like produces MASKEEKTADGEGGADGSSSPTASANRGLDDDQRHRDEKLRKYEKAASLKIEQYFLLNDIPRLIRGLEDLAAPEYNIFFIKKLITLAVQWRNQTDATSRFLARAVKEDVLSPIDLEICNEFPENSIESEIVHKACALVSAAHASEAMHSVGAAFWLVVYFYFE; encoded by the exons ATGGCCTCAAAAGAAGAGAAGACGGCGGATGGCGAGGGCGGAGCAGACGGTTCTAGTTCTCCGACGGCCAGTGCGAATAGAG GTTTAGACGATGATCAAAGGCACAGAGATGAGAAATTAAGGAAATACGAAAAAGCTGCTTCCTTGAAAATTGAGCAATACTTCCTCTTAAATGATATTCCACGACTTATTAGAGGACTTGAAGACCTGGCTGCACCCGAGtataatattttctttattaAGAAATTAATCACACTCGCCGTGCAATGGAGGAACCAAACGGATGCCACATCGCGATTTCTCGCAAGGGCTGTGAAAGAAGATGTTTTATCACCGATTGATTTAGAGATATGTAACGAGTTCCCTGAGAATTCTATTGAAAGTGAAATTGTACACAAGGCTTGCGCACTTGTATCAGCTGCACATGCCTCAGAGGCAATGCATTCGGTAGGTGCCGCATTTTGGTtggttgtttatttttattttgaataa